A stretch of the Vigna radiata var. radiata cultivar VC1973A chromosome 7, Vradiata_ver6, whole genome shotgun sequence genome encodes the following:
- the LOC106766826 gene encoding transcription factor BHLH094, with the protein MEPPLVNDATFSSANPSLSEIWPSQFPSSNKRPSSLLLHNHSSNSNKHVKLSPSSETHQNAALRPLQPDATSVAAANSSPLQTPKPKQDYIHVRARRGQATDSHSLAERARREKISERMKILQDLVPGCGKVIGKALVLDEIINYIQSLQRQVEFLSMKLEAVNSRLSISPSIECFPTKEVATQPFDLSGIIFGSQPARGFAQGSQAGWLHMQIAGGFEKVT; encoded by the exons ATGGAACCTCCGCTCGTCAACGACGCCACATTCTCTTCGGCCAACCCTTCTTTGTCCGAGATTTGGCCCTCGCAATTCCCCTCCTCCAACAAGagaccctcttctcttcttcttcacaatCACTCTTCTAACAGTAACAAACACGTTAAGCTATCACCATCTTCAGAGACACACCAAAACGCTGCGTTGCGTCCTCTTCAACCCGACGCCACTTCCGTAGCTGCCGCCAACAGCTCACCCCTTCAAACTCCCAAACCCAAGCAGGACTACATACACGTCCGAGCAAGAAGAGGCCAAGCCACCGATAGCCACAGCCTCGCCGAAAGA GCTCGTAGGGAAAAGATAAGTGAGAGGATGAAAATTCTTCAAGATTTAGTCCCCGGCTGTGGCAAG GTAATTGGTAAAGCGCTTGTCCTGGATGAGATTATTAACTACATCCAGTCTCTGCAGCGTCAGGTTGAG TTTCTTTCGATGAAGCTTGAGGCGGTTAATTCGAGATTGAGTATTAGCCCTTCTATTGAATGTTTTCCCACAAAAGAA GTTGCCACTCAGCCATTTGACCTTTCAGGAATAATATTTGGATCACAACCGGCAAGGGGATTTGCTCAAGGATCACAAGCTGGATGGCTGCATATGCAGATAGCTGGTGGTTTTGAGAAAGTAACATAA